In one Puniceicoccus vermicola genomic region, the following are encoded:
- a CDS encoding Crp/Fnr family transcriptional regulator, protein MNPFAPLTDHDLISEILPKVSFLGGLTADQRERIFPRLEVAEFSQGESIAHPGEVPSHVHIIQEGKVDLLISDHGDLISKRQFHVGDCFGEAALLALINETATFVAAENTRLVSLSRAKLLKLHKEEPEIFLHLVLNMARDLARKLQYTDALLLRKKE, encoded by the coding sequence ATGAATCCCTTCGCCCCACTTACGGATCATGATCTGATCTCTGAGATACTTCCCAAAGTTTCGTTTCTGGGAGGCCTCACCGCGGACCAGCGGGAACGGATATTCCCAAGACTTGAGGTCGCGGAATTCTCTCAAGGCGAGTCCATTGCCCATCCGGGGGAGGTTCCTTCGCATGTGCACATCATCCAAGAGGGCAAAGTGGACCTCCTGATCTCTGACCATGGTGACCTGATCTCAAAACGTCAGTTTCACGTTGGTGATTGCTTCGGAGAAGCCGCTCTCCTTGCCCTCATCAATGAAACCGCCACCTTCGTCGCGGCAGAGAACACCCGGCTCGTCAGTCTCTCTCGGGCGAAACTTTTGAAGCTTCACAAGGAAGAGCCCGAAATCTTCCTCCATCTCGTTCTCAACATGGCCCGGGATCTCGCTCGCAAACTGCAGTATACCGACGCGTTACTCTTGCGAAAAAAAGAGTAA
- a CDS encoding heme ABC transporter ATP-binding protein — protein MNPPPPEILRAEGICMRAGAKPLLRNVDFTLQRGKIHVIVGPNGAGKSTLLRVLTGEAHPTSGSVALDGRNLAEYESSDLARRRAFLPQTSSLTFPFTIREVVEIGRLPYRESKVATTAAIEKALEKVGLWERADEGYLHLSGGEKQRVHLARILAQLGQPENSVLILDEPTASLDLTFQHQVFAIAREWAMNGAAVLLVLHDLNQTMRFAETVTVLKEGMVTGQGTPSEVLTPELIQDVYHVNAHWVESDHHQLLAVDGPTSPLS, from the coding sequence ATGAACCCACCACCTCCAGAGATCCTCCGTGCCGAGGGCATCTGCATGCGCGCTGGCGCCAAGCCCCTCCTTCGCAATGTGGATTTCACCCTGCAACGGGGAAAGATTCACGTTATCGTGGGCCCGAATGGCGCGGGCAAGAGCACCCTCCTCCGCGTCCTGACGGGGGAAGCCCATCCGACTTCTGGAAGCGTTGCGCTCGATGGCCGAAATTTAGCTGAATACGAAAGCTCCGACCTCGCCCGACGCCGCGCCTTTCTCCCACAAACCTCATCGCTTACCTTCCCGTTCACCATCCGCGAAGTTGTAGAGATCGGAAGGCTCCCCTACCGGGAATCGAAGGTCGCAACCACCGCCGCTATCGAGAAAGCCCTCGAGAAAGTCGGCTTGTGGGAACGGGCCGATGAAGGCTACCTCCACCTCTCGGGAGGCGAGAAGCAACGAGTCCACCTCGCCCGCATTCTCGCCCAATTGGGGCAACCTGAGAACAGCGTCCTTATCCTGGATGAGCCGACGGCAAGCCTTGACCTCACTTTCCAGCATCAAGTTTTTGCCATTGCCCGGGAATGGGCAATGAACGGAGCCGCAGTACTTCTAGTTCTGCACGATCTCAATCAGACCATGAGATTTGCCGAAACGGTCACCGTCCTCAAAGAGGGCATGGTCACCGGCCAAGGCACCCCCAGCGAAGTGCTGACCCCCGAGCTGATCCAAGACGTCTACCACGTGAACGCCCACTGGGTCGAATCAGACCACCATCAGCTCCTCGCCGTCGATGGTCCCACGAGTCCCTTATCCTAA
- a CDS encoding FecCD family ABC transporter permease, with translation MSSTDSSKSRRTPNRRAKHWIVLAALSLLLVGVAFWSLGSGAVSTSAEEVWTGLTGDGEDSQVSLQEVVIREIRLPRVISGILVGAALSLSGALLQGLFRNPLADPALIGVSSGAAMGGVLALVLLPLTLTRLAQANIQTPQALVDFFDHFGLPVFAMAGAVGLTFTIYRISLVRGRINVPAMLLTGIAANAIGGAFVGLLVTMFATDDQLRSVTFWTLGSLAGSNWTSTLHLTILIIPCAFFALRYDRALNSFLLGEAEAFHLGIQVHQVKRAVILLSALMVGITVAFCGIIGFVGLVVPHMIRTVFGPDHRLLLPAGALLGSILLLIADVFARTAVAPSEIQIGILTSLIGGPFFLALLLKARKGASSIGL, from the coding sequence GTGTCCTCAACCGATTCATCCAAATCCCGCCGCACACCGAATCGACGCGCTAAGCACTGGATCGTCTTGGCAGCATTGAGCCTTCTCCTGGTCGGAGTGGCCTTTTGGTCTCTGGGCAGCGGAGCGGTCTCGACGAGCGCAGAAGAAGTTTGGACCGGGCTGACCGGAGACGGCGAAGATTCTCAAGTCAGCCTTCAAGAGGTGGTCATCCGGGAGATTCGCCTCCCGCGGGTCATCTCGGGAATTCTCGTTGGTGCCGCACTCTCTCTGTCCGGCGCGCTCCTCCAAGGGCTCTTCCGCAACCCACTGGCCGACCCCGCACTCATCGGCGTCTCGAGTGGGGCCGCAATGGGGGGAGTCCTCGCTTTGGTCCTCCTGCCACTGACACTGACACGACTTGCCCAGGCAAATATCCAGACACCGCAGGCCCTCGTCGATTTCTTCGATCATTTCGGACTTCCGGTTTTTGCCATGGCCGGAGCCGTGGGCCTGACTTTTACGATCTACCGCATCTCTCTCGTCCGGGGCAGAATCAATGTCCCGGCGATGCTTCTGACTGGCATTGCCGCGAACGCGATCGGCGGAGCCTTCGTCGGACTCCTCGTTACGATGTTCGCCACCGACGACCAATTGCGCAGCGTCACTTTTTGGACTCTCGGAAGCCTCGCTGGCTCGAACTGGACGTCAACCTTGCACCTAACCATCCTGATCATTCCCTGCGCTTTTTTCGCCCTCCGGTATGATCGAGCCCTGAACTCCTTCCTCCTCGGAGAAGCGGAGGCCTTCCATCTCGGCATTCAGGTGCATCAAGTGAAGCGGGCGGTCATCCTGCTCAGCGCTTTGATGGTCGGAATCACCGTGGCCTTCTGCGGGATCATTGGATTTGTCGGTCTCGTCGTTCCCCACATGATTCGCACCGTTTTTGGTCCAGACCATCGACTCCTGCTACCGGCCGGCGCCCTCCTCGGCTCGATCCTTCTCCTCATCGCCGATGTTTTCGCCCGCACCGCAGTAGCTCCTTCCGAGATCCAGATCGGAATTCTCACCTCGCTCATCGGAGGCCCCTTCTTCCTCGCTCTCCTCCTCAAAGCGCGGAAAGGAGCTTCCTCGATCGGCCTATGA
- a CDS encoding InlB B-repeat-containing protein, with protein MKKFIFLVAPCVTGFFLHADYVEPDIPQDAEYSVGIWSAFFAGDPYYGDPITANWDLPEVGELVDPFPAGEGNLTDDGFDEDALLLQTGLDSGVIISGSGGLYSFGGPSAFVVHDAPTFDAKTILFQVRSIGTVPDIDSAHLYYRESDLGPLLDGGTPDGNGFLIGTSETYTSWEWDTSELSIFDYFIAFSSEESSMSLKGAMLISMDEVINSIGRALRVETTSVFKTVGSVEHHLYGETEPQESYEVDDVIEITAIPEPAYGFEFVGWAGSASGTSTTTTVVMEEDTVVRAVFAPTDFESWADNEVNNYVTDPPINTRNAPEDDPDEDGYSNLLEYALGGAPESAADFAEIQPISSVDESGYSQLSYRRQIAAEDLVYRVLVSEDLETWNYNGDGTGFIYTEELPDPVFNDDGTETVTVRTLETLAPGEARFLRLEVIHQPE; from the coding sequence ATGAAAAAATTCATTTTTCTAGTGGCACCCTGTGTGACGGGTTTTTTCCTTCACGCAGATTATGTTGAACCTGACATTCCTCAGGATGCGGAATATTCGGTGGGGATTTGGTCTGCTTTCTTTGCAGGTGATCCCTACTACGGAGATCCGATTACGGCGAATTGGGATCTGCCCGAGGTGGGGGAGCTCGTCGACCCGTTTCCCGCAGGGGAAGGGAATCTCACCGATGATGGATTTGATGAAGATGCGCTTCTTCTTCAGACTGGGCTTGATTCGGGGGTTATTATCTCGGGTTCGGGCGGACTCTATAGTTTTGGTGGGCCGTCGGCCTTCGTGGTGCACGACGCGCCGACATTCGATGCGAAAACGATCCTGTTTCAAGTTCGTTCGATTGGAACGGTGCCGGATATTGACTCGGCTCACCTTTACTATCGGGAATCGGATTTAGGACCGCTTCTCGACGGTGGGACACCAGACGGAAATGGATTTCTTATTGGGACTTCGGAAACCTACACTTCTTGGGAATGGGATACCTCAGAGTTAAGCATATTTGACTACTTTATCGCTTTCTCGAGTGAGGAAAGTAGTATGAGTTTGAAAGGCGCAATGCTCATTTCGATGGACGAAGTGATCAATAGCATTGGGAGGGCTCTCCGAGTCGAAACAACTTCAGTCTTCAAGACCGTGGGCTCAGTCGAGCATCATTTGTATGGGGAAACCGAGCCCCAAGAAAGCTATGAAGTTGATGATGTGATTGAGATTACGGCGATTCCGGAGCCGGCCTATGGGTTCGAATTCGTCGGTTGGGCTGGTTCGGCTTCGGGAACTTCTACAACGACTACTGTGGTTATGGAGGAGGATACCGTTGTACGCGCGGTTTTCGCACCAACCGACTTTGAAAGTTGGGCGGATAATGAGGTAAATAACTACGTAACTGACCCTCCGATCAACACTCGCAATGCTCCGGAAGATGATCCGGACGAAGACGGTTATAGCAACCTCTTGGAATACGCCCTAGGGGGTGCGCCGGAATCTGCGGCGGATTTTGCTGAAATCCAACCGATATCCTCGGTGGATGAAAGTGGATACTCCCAACTTTCTTACCGTCGTCAAATTGCCGCCGAGGATTTAGTCTATCGCGTCTTGGTTTCCGAGGATCTGGAGACCTGGAACTATAACGGAGACGGTACTGGGTTTATCTATACGGAAGAGCTACCAGATCCGGTCTTCAATGACGACGGAACCGAGACCGTCACCGTTCGCACCCTCGAAACTCTCGCCCCGGGAGAAGCACGCTTTCTGCGCCTCGAAGTAATCCACCAGCCTGAATAA
- a CDS encoding Na/Pi cotransporter family protein has product MGTFLAIFGSLGLFLFGMRMLSESLQKFSGHQLREFLRSMTKNRFRGLLCGVGITSLIQSSSATTVMVVSFVNAGLLTLMESAGIILGANIGTTMTAWIISLFGFKFSITSMAVPLAGIGMALILFGRKPRWRDFGECLIGFGILFLGLGLLKESVPEVSPDSPLLSFISDHSAQGMLSVLLFVGLGVLLTIVVQSSSAAMAITITMAAKGWIGYDLAAAIVLGENIGTTITANLAALAGNLNAKRAALLHFFINIFGVIWVIALFGPFSELVVQFVPGVVSDPSAWIAVYLAAFHTIFNVINVSVLIGFTPLLVRLVKSIGKDPEPSTVRFEHISTTAASTGSLNVVEAELETSRLAKMGLEIFDIFVDLFENPGPKGKGRFKKAAQLEEDCDHLAFDITRFLTHCSTNKLSEEKADDVTVLFMTIAELEEVSDACYRLAQISDRRSREGIIIEPSMEERLRALMRHLRDFIQFVHFATQEKTSVASMETAIRYRDGVKNSIKALRQKQTQIMHRNGDIDSGMMTIDLLNYLKAVNSDLFNIMQGLCRRG; this is encoded by the coding sequence ATGGGAACCTTTCTAGCGATTTTCGGTAGCCTCGGACTCTTTTTGTTCGGGATGCGGATGCTCAGTGAGAGCTTGCAAAAATTCTCCGGACACCAGCTCCGGGAGTTTTTGCGGTCCATGACCAAAAACCGTTTTCGCGGGCTTCTCTGCGGAGTGGGGATCACCTCCCTGATTCAGTCCTCCTCAGCCACGACGGTGATGGTGGTGAGCTTCGTCAACGCAGGGCTCCTCACCCTGATGGAATCGGCGGGGATCATTCTCGGTGCGAACATCGGGACGACGATGACGGCTTGGATCATCTCCCTCTTCGGTTTCAAATTCAGCATCACTTCGATGGCGGTCCCACTCGCCGGAATCGGAATGGCTCTGATTCTTTTTGGCCGCAAACCACGTTGGCGGGACTTTGGCGAATGCTTGATCGGTTTCGGAATTCTGTTCCTCGGCCTCGGCCTCCTGAAGGAATCGGTTCCGGAGGTATCTCCCGACTCCCCTCTCCTTTCTTTCATTTCGGACCATTCTGCCCAAGGAATGCTGTCGGTCCTCCTTTTTGTCGGACTCGGTGTTCTCCTCACGATTGTCGTCCAGAGCTCCTCCGCGGCGATGGCGATCACCATCACCATGGCCGCCAAAGGGTGGATCGGCTACGATTTGGCGGCAGCCATCGTTCTAGGAGAAAACATCGGGACCACGATCACCGCCAACCTGGCAGCCCTCGCGGGGAATCTGAATGCGAAACGGGCCGCCCTTCTCCACTTTTTCATCAACATCTTCGGCGTCATTTGGGTCATTGCCCTATTCGGTCCATTCTCCGAATTGGTGGTGCAGTTTGTCCCCGGGGTGGTATCGGACCCCTCGGCTTGGATCGCCGTCTACCTCGCCGCCTTCCACACGATCTTCAACGTGATCAACGTCTCAGTCCTCATTGGCTTCACTCCTCTCTTGGTGCGGCTGGTGAAATCGATCGGAAAGGATCCCGAGCCGTCGACCGTCCGCTTCGAACATATTTCGACGACAGCCGCCTCCACCGGATCCCTCAACGTCGTCGAAGCCGAACTCGAAACCTCCCGCCTCGCCAAGATGGGGCTGGAGATCTTCGACATTTTTGTCGACCTCTTCGAAAATCCCGGCCCCAAAGGCAAAGGCCGGTTTAAGAAAGCGGCCCAACTGGAGGAAGATTGCGATCACCTCGCTTTCGACATCACCCGATTCCTCACACACTGCTCGACCAACAAACTCAGTGAGGAGAAAGCGGATGATGTCACCGTCCTCTTTATGACGATCGCCGAGCTAGAGGAAGTCAGCGATGCCTGCTATCGGTTGGCACAGATTTCCGATCGCCGCTCCCGCGAAGGAATCATCATCGAGCCGAGCATGGAGGAACGACTCCGCGCCCTCATGCGGCACCTGCGCGACTTCATTCAATTCGTCCACTTTGCCACCCAAGAGAAAACCTCTGTCGCCTCCATGGAAACCGCCATTCGATACCGCGACGGGGTGAAGAACTCGATCAAGGCCCTACGCCAGAAGCAGACCCAGATCATGCACCGTAACGGCGACATCGACAGTGGGATGATGACGATCGATCTCCTCAACTACCTCAAGGCCGTCAACAGCGATCTCTTCAACATCATGCAAGGTCTCTGCCGCCGCGGATAA
- a CDS encoding type II secretion system protein gives MRHPNTSASAANVRHAKRKGFSLVEILVVIAVIGILGGIAVAGVEKVRQSAQTSAETSAARQVIQAYLMTPIDNKGRFMMGYGDAGKTLYPEGFSPITSDAEDAKRYPLRLAPLLENNLQTLFAGRDLRYYHEVASKSPYAASLNPSFGMNSVFVGGHCDGRIYDPGYEPGRWSRDQTKMPNSFWVLRPADAYSPSKLIVFTSSLYSPPADYGEPVGFYRVNPPKLPTGTSWGSYNPDIPASMGYVSLEHGGRTVAAHLDGHVDLLDGEQLRDMRRWSNQAAIFDDPNFSDWTRQ, from the coding sequence ATGAGACATCCCAACACTTCGGCCTCGGCCGCCAATGTCCGCCACGCGAAGCGAAAAGGTTTTTCGTTGGTAGAGATTCTCGTGGTCATTGCCGTGATTGGAATCCTCGGCGGCATCGCGGTTGCCGGGGTGGAAAAAGTTCGCCAATCCGCACAGACCTCCGCGGAGACGTCTGCGGCACGGCAAGTGATCCAAGCTTATCTGATGACGCCCATTGATAACAAAGGAAGATTCATGATGGGGTATGGGGACGCGGGAAAGACTCTCTATCCGGAGGGGTTTTCACCGATCACGAGTGACGCCGAAGACGCCAAGCGCTATCCGCTCCGGTTGGCTCCCTTGCTCGAGAACAATTTGCAGACTCTCTTTGCGGGGAGAGATCTGCGATACTATCACGAAGTCGCCTCGAAAAGCCCGTATGCGGCGAGTCTCAACCCATCGTTTGGGATGAATAGTGTTTTCGTTGGTGGGCATTGTGATGGCCGTATTTACGATCCGGGGTATGAGCCGGGTAGATGGAGTCGGGATCAAACCAAAATGCCCAACAGTTTCTGGGTGCTTCGCCCGGCAGATGCGTATAGCCCGTCCAAGCTGATTGTCTTTACTTCCTCTCTCTATTCTCCTCCGGCAGACTATGGAGAACCAGTGGGGTTTTATCGGGTCAATCCGCCGAAGCTGCCGACTGGCACTTCCTGGGGAAGTTATAATCCAGACATTCCTGCGAGTATGGGCTATGTATCTCTTGAACATGGAGGCCGGACAGTGGCGGCCCACTTGGATGGTCATGTCGACCTCCTCGATGGGGAACAGCTTCGCGACATGCGGCGGTGGTCCAATCAAGCGGCCATATTCGACGATCCGAATTTTTCTGATTGGACGCGTCAATAG
- a CDS encoding heme/hemin ABC transporter substrate-binding protein, with the protein MSHSHKQSYCARLMRNFPILGACAAIALLFGCSENGEKKSSPEFSSSETQIDSDKGSPTNIVTIGGAATEIVFALGAGDQVAAVDLSSTFPPEVRQLPQVGYVRSISPEGVLSKDPGLIIATGALGPPAAREIMEELSIPTLWLPDPKTVEDLERSVSEVAQQLGKPEEGEALLKTIQSQLSQAESEARSWSREKPTVLFFLNPPTASTGGMAGGSDSRSATLIELAGGTNAAKEFSGFQPVSLESVIQMNPDVIICGISPGHGASPETIQALRDNPALSSVSAIQNEAVYGVPLDDLTFGPRLGEAALRWNQILSEQANPPAGNQLAQREP; encoded by the coding sequence ATGTCTCATTCTCACAAGCAGAGCTATTGTGCTCGTCTCATGCGTAATTTCCCCATTCTAGGAGCCTGTGCAGCCATCGCCTTGCTCTTCGGGTGCAGCGAAAACGGTGAAAAAAAATCTTCTCCCGAATTCTCATCTTCGGAGACCCAGATCGATTCCGACAAGGGTTCACCGACAAACATTGTTACCATTGGCGGAGCGGCAACCGAGATTGTCTTTGCTCTCGGCGCAGGCGACCAAGTTGCGGCAGTCGACCTTTCCAGCACCTTTCCGCCAGAGGTTCGGCAACTCCCTCAAGTGGGTTACGTCCGGAGTATTTCTCCGGAAGGGGTTCTGTCTAAGGATCCCGGACTGATTATCGCGACTGGCGCCCTTGGCCCGCCGGCTGCCCGCGAAATAATGGAAGAACTCAGCATCCCGACCCTCTGGCTTCCCGATCCCAAGACCGTGGAGGATCTTGAGCGGTCTGTGTCGGAGGTCGCTCAACAATTGGGAAAACCAGAGGAAGGAGAAGCTCTGCTCAAAACCATCCAGTCCCAGCTCAGCCAGGCCGAGTCCGAGGCTCGATCCTGGAGTCGCGAAAAGCCAACGGTCCTCTTTTTCCTCAATCCTCCGACCGCATCGACTGGAGGAATGGCTGGAGGGAGCGACTCCCGATCGGCGACCCTGATCGAGTTGGCGGGCGGAACCAATGCCGCTAAAGAGTTTTCGGGGTTTCAACCAGTTTCCCTTGAAAGCGTCATCCAGATGAATCCGGACGTGATCATCTGCGGCATTTCGCCTGGGCACGGGGCGTCACCGGAAACGATTCAGGCTCTCCGCGACAATCCCGCCCTTTCATCGGTCTCCGCAATTCAAAATGAAGCGGTCTACGGAGTTCCCCTTGATGATCTGACTTTTGGCCCCCGTCTGGGTGAAGCCGCCTTGAGGTGGAACCAGATTCTCTCTGAACAAGCGAATCCACCCGCGGGGAATCAACTCGCCCAGAGAGAACCGTGA
- a CDS encoding 3-deoxy-D-arabino-heptulosonate 7-phosphate synthase, translating to MIIPKESRLSPEQLREVTGIVEEFGCRIQEIVGAHRNIYAILGDERHELMFNRLIGLSYVARVDHIESSYRLLDKSSELANQRLVLGGVPIGEEPLFIAGPCTVNPQNPQLTLETADAVKSAGAQLLRGGVWKPRTMPYSYQGDHNALEILIEAREKTGLPLVVEVMDEEQLKIALEAEVDVLQIGTRNALNYSLLKAVGRLSAPTRSWILLKRGRHMADPDEFLSAAEYLAAEGNPRILLCPRGTMPKLDGYRNHPDESITPLLKERTWAPVVCDPSHSTGHASYVPAASLAAIAYGADGLGIEANVEPRKGIGDDPKQALDPAALEKTIRQCRALWNLIHEPTQD from the coding sequence ATGATTATACCCAAGGAGAGTCGCCTCAGCCCCGAACAACTTCGCGAAGTTACGGGAATCGTGGAGGAATTTGGCTGCCGGATTCAGGAAATCGTCGGAGCCCATCGGAACATCTATGCCATCCTTGGCGATGAGCGTCACGAGCTGATGTTTAACCGCCTCATCGGACTCTCCTATGTCGCCCGGGTGGATCATATCGAATCCTCCTATCGTTTGCTGGACAAGAGTTCCGAGTTGGCCAATCAGCGCTTGGTGCTCGGGGGTGTTCCCATCGGTGAGGAGCCCCTCTTCATCGCCGGCCCTTGCACCGTCAATCCTCAAAATCCACAGCTCACACTGGAGACTGCCGATGCCGTCAAATCCGCCGGGGCCCAATTACTCCGGGGCGGTGTTTGGAAACCGAGAACCATGCCCTATTCTTACCAAGGGGATCACAATGCACTCGAGATTCTCATCGAAGCGCGTGAGAAAACCGGCCTCCCTCTGGTCGTCGAGGTCATGGACGAGGAGCAGCTTAAAATCGCCCTCGAGGCGGAGGTCGATGTTCTACAGATTGGGACCCGAAATGCTCTGAATTACTCGCTCCTGAAAGCGGTGGGGCGACTCTCGGCTCCTACCCGGTCGTGGATCCTTCTCAAGCGTGGACGCCACATGGCGGATCCTGACGAATTCCTCTCAGCCGCCGAGTATCTCGCAGCCGAAGGCAATCCCCGCATCCTCCTCTGCCCCCGAGGCACCATGCCGAAGCTGGACGGATATCGAAATCATCCCGATGAATCGATCACTCCTCTTCTCAAGGAACGCACCTGGGCACCCGTCGTCTGCGATCCCTCCCACTCTACTGGGCACGCCTCGTATGTGCCCGCGGCTTCCCTGGCCGCCATCGCCTATGGGGCCGATGGATTGGGCATTGAGGCCAATGTCGAACCTCGCAAGGGAATCGGCGACGACCCCAAGCAAGCTCTCGATCCAGCCGCCCTTGAGAAAACGATTCGCCAGTGCCGAGCTCTGTGGAACCTCATCCACGAGCCAACCCAAGACTAG
- a CDS encoding helix-turn-helix domain-containing protein translates to MKPRDESLSRVEQEIGGFVRSKRKAAGLSQEALAERCGIVRRTLFSLEAGEGGNLRTLLSVLAELGELESATRSFSLRPPTRPAPEAPEAATAKEEEEETPKAGNPWVMTDHAVL, encoded by the coding sequence ATGAAACCTAGGGATGAATCGCTCTCCAGAGTTGAGCAGGAAATTGGAGGTTTTGTTCGATCCAAGCGGAAGGCTGCCGGATTGAGTCAAGAGGCACTGGCTGAGCGATGCGGAATCGTCCGGAGAACCCTCTTCAGCCTCGAGGCCGGCGAAGGCGGAAACCTGCGAACACTCCTCTCCGTCTTAGCGGAACTGGGAGAGTTGGAGAGTGCGACCCGAAGCTTCAGCCTGAGGCCTCCTACCAGACCTGCTCCAGAAGCTCCTGAGGCCGCGACTGCAAAAGAAGAAGAAGAAGAAACTCCCAAGGCTGGAAATCCGTGGGTGATGACTGATCACGCAGTCCTTTAA
- a CDS encoding hemin-degrading factor: METITTLRDRYTALKQEEPRLRIRDAATRLEVGEAELVALDCGNSVTRLDISDWHSFIRALKPLGKVMVLTRNEFCVHEKTGEYEFIPESGAHVGLVTGKDIDLRLFYKSWDSAFAVEIENPRGGMMRSFQFFDSAGTAIHKVYLRNEEGLNEFRSLTERFRAEDQGDSQVTAPLSKSSSDIEPTEETKEALIADWSALEDTHQFFMLLRKHKISRLNAIQVAEGHFTQRVGNDAAAKILEGAAEKGAPIMVFVGNEGAIQIHTGPVQKTARMGDWMNVMDPGFNLHLLESGIATSWIVEKPTKDGTVTSLEVLDQEGETIVQFFGERKPGKPEREDWRDLLADLIAEQA; the protein is encoded by the coding sequence ATGGAAACCATTACCACTCTCCGCGACCGATATACAGCTCTCAAACAGGAGGAGCCCCGTCTACGCATTCGCGATGCGGCCACTCGTCTTGAAGTGGGAGAGGCGGAGCTCGTGGCTTTGGACTGTGGAAACTCGGTGACCCGTTTGGACATCTCCGATTGGCACTCGTTTATTCGGGCGCTCAAGCCACTGGGAAAAGTGATGGTGTTGACGCGCAACGAGTTTTGCGTCCACGAGAAGACGGGGGAGTATGAGTTCATTCCTGAAAGCGGGGCACACGTGGGACTGGTGACGGGGAAAGACATTGATCTGCGCCTCTTTTACAAGAGTTGGGATTCTGCGTTTGCCGTGGAGATCGAAAATCCGCGGGGCGGCATGATGCGTTCTTTCCAGTTTTTCGATTCGGCGGGAACGGCGATTCACAAAGTCTATCTTCGGAACGAGGAAGGCTTGAACGAGTTCCGGTCCTTGACCGAACGCTTTCGTGCCGAGGATCAGGGGGATTCTCAGGTAACGGCTCCGTTGAGCAAGAGCTCTTCCGATATCGAGCCGACTGAGGAAACCAAAGAAGCGTTGATTGCCGATTGGTCGGCCCTGGAGGATACCCACCAGTTTTTCATGCTTCTGCGGAAGCACAAGATCAGCCGCTTGAACGCGATCCAAGTGGCTGAAGGCCATTTCACGCAAAGAGTCGGGAACGATGCGGCGGCTAAGATTTTGGAGGGGGCCGCCGAGAAGGGCGCCCCGATCATGGTTTTTGTCGGAAACGAGGGCGCGATTCAGATTCACACCGGTCCTGTGCAAAAAACTGCCCGCATGGGAGATTGGATGAACGTCATGGATCCCGGTTTCAACTTGCACCTCCTCGAAAGTGGCATCGCCACTTCCTGGATTGTGGAGAAGCCCACCAAAGACGGTACCGTGACCTCCCTCGAGGTGCTCGATCAGGAAGGGGAAACGATCGTCCAATTCTTCGGCGAGCGTAAGCCAGGCAAGCCGGAGCGCGAAGACTGGCGAGACCTGTTGGCCGACCTCATCGCCGAGCAGGCCTAA